Proteins encoded by one window of Diachasmimorpha longicaudata isolate KC_UGA_2023 chromosome 20, iyDiaLong2, whole genome shotgun sequence:
- the LOC135171590 gene encoding uncharacterized protein LOC135171590 encodes MCFRACPMCEEEHSLDRCSKFKALSPTERRSFVVLKHRCFNCLGKHNGESCRSLNKTCVVCRENHHSMIHISRPQPTPQGCSQPRDSQQVVKTMQEPQPGPFIQSTASRPDMSPHGQILVKAYVLDSLTSSLPSFSASQPQHWEHLRGLQLADPHYLTSRPVDLLIGADFFGSIVEPPSIKGPSDSPIAMLTLFGWVVLGPTSAVTSTASSHHVSVSNEELSEFLTSFWQQEEVSAAEGKDVALTKEEAECEEFFQRTHTRDRSGRYIVRLPLVRSPAELGDSLGRAKACLASLLRRLEKNQGSLQLYSEFLKEYEELEHMVCVPAVPVSTDSRILDRQPGEMTLAHGASASGGLRVSDGGRSYQDSGRSSSRRQSRSSAPTFYFPHHCVLRESSETTKLRVVFNGSSKRSSGVSLNDIQHTGAKLQRNISDVLLWSRQSRYIFMTDITKMFRQIKVHREDWPLQQILWRDSRGHICTYQLTTVTYGTKSAPFLACRVLDQLVKDERHRFPLAVSPLSSGRYVDDICGGADEEDDLHFIAQQVAELCWAGGFPLANDDRLRFSIQLSVGVKPSKRIVQSEIAQLFDPLGLLSPVVIRAKALLQQLWLEKLDWDEELPVHLVQKWVRFREELSQVDQLSIPRWMGCKKDSRVEIHGFSDASLLAMSAVVYLKVTSADGVSISLAVAKTKVAPLKKLTIPRLELNAAVILAKLARYVIDQLNLGTVMVHLWTDSAVALAGICAHPSRWKEYVHNRVTVVQELVQEASWRYVSGKENPADCASRGISVAQLNGHHLWWTGPKWLRKEVSQWPSGRATLDPSTDLEEKPGVTLAASFGRASLWGLCSRYSSLYKLLRITAICQTVVGNMLRKLERKRGIIVSAVFSPGSMEAARFYWVKATQAYHLQAECDIISHGLQLKKSHPLTKLTAFIDQQGVLRVGGRLKFSTLGPESRHQAIIPHGSVLAELIMRDSHQRTLHGGTQLTLAHLRRSYWIIGGHLPVRSFILKCVECARHRGIRAQQLMGQLPVARLVSDRAFSNTGVDYAGPVSIKTWRARGHKTQKGWLVIFVCMATSALHLEAVTDYTADGFIAAYRRFVSRRGYCRHLYSDCGTNFIGADKELKKLFSAGAKEFQHLSAVCLKDGTCWSFNPPGAPHFGGKWEAAVKSVKYHLARTVRDTTLTFEELSTLLSQIEAVLNSRPLQSLSEVPDDVSCRTPGHFLIGEAPIALPEPSLEHLNVGRLSRWQLIQQRLQFFWKQWSTGYLQQLQSISKWHHPSNEIKVGSLVLLYDERFPPAKWPLARVTGLHPGRDGLSRVVTIRTASTTLTRPISKLVLLPVSTS; translated from the exons ATGTGCTTCCGGGCCTGTCCGATGTGCGAGGAGGAACATTCGTTGGACAGGTGCTCCAAGTTCAAAGCTCTGTCCCCTACCGAGAGGAGATCATTCGTCGTTCTCAAACATCGATGCTTCAACTGCCTGGGGAAGCATAATGGGGAGAGTTGCCGGAGCCTCAACAAGACCTGCGTTGTGTGTCGAGAGAATCACCACTCGATGATTCACATCAGTCGTCCTCAGCCAACACCTCAAGGATGCTCCCAGCCTCGTGACAGCCAGCAGGTTGTTAAGACAATGCAGGAGCCTCAGCCCGGCCCATTTATACAGTCCACTGCCTCTAGGCCTGACATGTCTCCACA CGGTCAGATTCTTGTCAAGGCCTACGTTCTCGATAGCCTCACGTCGTCGTTGCCGTCGTTCTCCGCCTCTCAACCTCAGCATTGGGAGCATCTCCGAGGTTTACAGCTAGCGGATCCTCACTATCTGACGTCAAGACCTGTCGATCTTCTCATTGGCGCAGATTTCTTTGGATCGATCGTGGAGCCGCCGAGCATCAAGGGGCCATCCGATTCTCCTATTGCGATGCTGACACTCTTCGGGTGGGTGGTGCTCGGGCCTACCTCTGCAGTGACGTCGACGGCGAGCTCGCATCACGTCTCTGTCAGCAACGAGGAACTTAGCGAGTTTCTCACCTCGTTCTGGCAGCAGGAGGAGGTATCTGCGGCGGAAGGCAAGGACGTCGCTCTCACGAAGGAAGAGGCAGAGTGTGAGGAGTTTTTCCAGCGCACCCATACTCGAGATCGCTCGGGGCGCTATATCGTTCGTCTGCCTCTCGTTCGCTCTCCCGCAGAGCTCGGTGATTCTCTAGGCCGCGCGAAGGCGTGCCTCGCGAGCCTGCTTAGGAGGTTGGAGAAAAATCAAGGATCTCTACAGCTTTATAGTGAGTTTCTCAAGGAGTACGAAGAGTTGGAGCACATGGTGTGTGTTCCGGCTGTACCTGTCTCAACCGACTCTCGGATCTTGGATCGTCAACCTGGCGAGATGACCTTGGCACATGGGGCTTCGGCCTCAGGAGGGTTGAGGGTCTCCGACGGCGGGCGGTCGTATCAGGATTCCGGTCGGAGTTCGTCTCGGAGGCAATCTCGCTCTTCTGCTCCTACGTTCTACTTCCCTCATCATTGTGTTCTCCGGGAAAGTAGTGAAACTACGAAGCTGAGGGTAGTGTTCAATGGTTCCAGTAAGCGTAGCTCCGGAGTGTCTCTCAACGACATCCAGCACACTGGGGCCAAGCTGCAGCGGAACATCTCTGATGTACTGCTCTGGTCTCGACAGAGCAGGTACATCTTTATGACGGACATCACGAAGATGTTCCGTCAGATCAAGGTGCATCGGGAGGACTGGCCTCTCCAACAAATTTTGTGGCGTGATTCTCGGGGCCACATCTGCACCTATCAGCTCACCACCGTCACCTACGGGACCAAGTCTGCTCCATTCCTCGCCTGTAGGGTTCTCGATCAGCTGGTCAAGGACGAACGGCATCGGTTTCCTCTCGCCGTTTCCCCCTTGAGCAGTGGAAGATATGTGGACGACATCTGTGGTGGAGCTGACGAGGAGGACGATCTCCATTTCATAGCTCAGCAAGTGGCAGAGCTCTGCTGGGCTGGGGGATTCCCTCTAGCGAA CGACGATCGATTGAGGTTCTCCATCCAGCTCTCAGTCGGCGTGAAGCCATCGAAGAGGATTGTGCAGTCGGAGATTGCGCAGCTCTTCGACCCTCTAGGGCTGCTCTCACCGGTGGTGATCCGTGCCAAGGCTCTTCTGCAGCAACTGTGGCTGGAGAAACTCGACTGGGACGAGGAGTTGCCGGTGCATCTGGTCCAGAAGTGGGTTCGCTTCCGAGAAGAACTGTCCCAGGTGGATCAACTCTCGATCCCGCGGTGGATGGGATGTAAGAAGGATTCTCGGGTGGAGATCCATGGCTTCTCTGATGCGTCTCTACTAGCGATGTCGGCGGTGGTCTATTTGAAGGTGACGAGTGCGGATGGTGTCAGCATCTCTTTAGCTGTTGCTAAAACTAAGGTGGCTCCTCTCAAGAAGCTCACCATCCCGCGTCTTGAGCTCAACGCCGCGGTCATCCTAGCTAAGCTCGCAAGGTACGTGATTGATCAGCTCAACCTTGGTACTGTCATGGTGCATTTATGGACGGACTCAGCTGTTGCTCTGGCGGGGATTTGTGCTCATCCTTCCAGGTGGAAGGAATATGTCCACAACAGAGTAACCGTCGTTCAGGAGCTTGTGCAAGAAGCCAGTTGGAGGTACGTCAGTGGGAAGGAGAATCCGGCTGATTGTGCATCTCGGGGTATCTCGGTGGCTCAACTTAATGGCCATCATCTGTGGTGGACGGGCCCAAAATGGCTACGGAAGGAGGTGTCTCAGTGGCCAAGTGGGAGAGCAACGTTGGACCCGTCTACAGATTTAGAGGAGAAGCCGGGGGTGACTTTAGCCGCTTCTTTCGGAAGAGCAAGTCTCTGGGGTCTCTGTTCGCGGTATTCCTCCCTATACAAGTTGCTGAGGATCACAGCAATTTGCCAAACGGTTGTGGGGAATATGCTGCGGAAGCTGGAAAGGAAGAGGGGCATCATCGTTTCAGCAGTGTTCAGCCCTGGAAGCATGGAGGCAGCTCGGTTTTATTGGGTCAAGGCGACTCAAGCCTATCATCTCCAAGCCGAGTGTGACATCATCTCTCACGGATTGCAGTTGAAGAAGTCTCATCCGTTGACCAAGCTCACGGCCTTCATTGACCAACAGGGAGTTCTCAGAGTCGGCGGGCGGTTGAAGTTCTCTACTCTAGGGCCAGAGAGTAGGCATCAGGCCATCATCCCTCATGGCTCAGTGCTCGCGGAGCTCATCATGAGGGACTCTCATCAGCGGACGCTGCACGGTGGGACTCAACTCACCTTGGCACATCTCCGGAGGTCTTACTGGATTATTGGAGGTCATCTACCAGTAAGATCCTTCATCCTCAAGTGCGTGGAGTGCGCACGTCATCGGGGAATCCGAGCTCAGCAGCTGATGGGTCAGCTTCCAGTTGCACGTCTAGTGTCGGATCGTGCTTTCTCTAACACTGGTGTGGACTATGCCGGACCAGTGTCTATCAAGACTTGGAGGGCACGTGGTCACAAGACTCAGAAGGGTTGGTTGGTGATTTTCGTGTGCATGGCCACGTCCGCACTCCATCTGGAAGCTGTGACGGACTACACCGCTGATGGTTTCATCGCCGCCTACCGAAGGTTCGTGAGTCGTCGGGGATACTGCAGACACTTGTACAGTGACTGTGGCACCAACTTCATCGGGGCGGATAAGGAGCTGAAGAAGTTGTTCTCCGCTGGAGCTAAGGAGTTCCAGCATCTCTCTGCAGTATGTCTCAAGGATGGAACGTGTTGGTCGTTCAATCCCCCTGGAGCCCCTCATTTCGGAGGAAAATGGGAAGCAGCGGTCAAGTCGGTAAAGTACCACCTCGCTCGAACGGTTCGGGATACGACTCTCACGTTCGAGGAACTCTCGACGCTGCTGTCCCAAATTGAAGCGGTCCTCAACTCCAGGCCTCTACAATCGCTCTCGGAAGTTCCTGACGATGTGTCCTGCCGCACCCCGGGGCATTTCCTCATTGGAGAAGCTCCAATAGCTCTTCCCGAGCCCTCACTGGAACACCTCAACGTTGGACGACTCTCTAGATGGCAACTGATCCAGCAGAGGCTGCAGTTCTTCTGGAAGCAATGGTCTACGGGGTATCTGCAGCAGCTCCAGTCCATCTCCAAGTGGCATCACCCGTCCAACGAGATCAAAGTCGGCAGCCTGGTTCTTCTCTACGACGAGCGGTTCCCGCCAGCGAAGTGGCCTCTTGCTCGGGTCACAGGTCTACATCCTGGAAGGGACGGTCTCTCCAGAGTTGTGACCATCAGAACGGCCTCGACGACGTTGACCAGGCCGATCTCCAAGCTGGTTCTGTTACCGGTCTCTACCAGCTGA